Below is a window of Streptomyces spongiicola DNA.
CACCCGCCCGGCGGCAGCGGCCCTCTTCAACTGGTGGCGCACCCGCTCTACTTCCCGAGGCACCGCCTCCAGCCCCAGCCCCTCCACCCCCTGCCGACACCGCACCGGACCAGCGTACGCGGCCAGCACCCCCAGCATCCGCCCGGTGAACTCGCCAGTCCCCTCGGCAGCTTGACCACCGACGGTGCCCGACACCTCCGCTCGCGGGGCCGGGATCCGGCCCCGCCCCGACCCGGCCTCGCCGTGCGCCGCCGGGAGCTCGCCCACCACCTGGCACGCCGTCGCCACCCGGGCCAGCTCCTGCTCGCACACCACCAGCAGCCCGGCAATCCGCTCGGCCTCGCCGCGCAACCGCTCCACCTCCCGACGACAGGCTGCCTCCCGCTCCCGCAGCAGCGCGAGTACCTCGTCGCAGCCCATCCGACCCCGCCTCTCCCACGCCAGCTGATCAACAGCTACCGCAACGAGGACACCGGCCCTCCAGACACGCACTCGTCACTCAAGAGGAAACGCACCCGCAAAAGGTCAGCATGCGTCGCAGCCCTGTCTCCGATTGCTGACCTTCCGCCCTCTGCGCAGCGCCTGTGCATGGTTCCTCGCTCCCGCTCGGAAGGTTCGACACGTGGCTCGACAGCTCGCCCGCGGCATGGGCTCCTTCTTCAAGGAATGTGACTGCGCCAAGCCCACCCGCTGCCCGCACCCGTACACGATTCGCTTCAGGGACGCGCTCGGCAAGCAGCGCGAGGAGTCTGGGTACGACACGCAGGACGATGGGATCGAGCGCCTCACGGAGATCTACAAAGAGAAGAAGAGCACGGCGCCGTCTGTCGTAGAGGCCCGCCGCGAGCTGGGCCAGCAGACGGTCGAGGAATACGCCAAGCAGTGGCGACCTCGGCAGCGCAAGATGACGGAGTACTCCACCGGCGAGCACGTCGACAGTTCGATCAATGAAGTCTTCTCGGCAACGTGACGGTTGCGGTGTGTGATCAAGCCGGGCGGCGGAATGGTGACTCGGTGTCAGACATGAGTGAAGCCCCTGGTAGGAACAGGTCTGCGAAGATCACGTTCCGTACAACCAGAGGCTCCACGTGCCCTCCAGTATCACCTACACCGCCGTGCTCGATGTCCGCAGGGAGACCGTCGAGCACCTCGCCAAGCTGCTGCGTGGACACCGCGAGCACCTCGGGACCCGCAAGGGCACCCGCGCGCTGGGCGTCTTCCGGCAGGCAGTGCTCGTGCTGCGCTGGTTCGTCGACGGTACCCGGCTGGTCCAGCTCGCCCGGGACAACGGCATCTCGGTACCGACCGCCTACCGCTACCTGCACGAAGGACTGACGGTGCTCGCCGACCACGCGCCCGATCTGTCCACCGCGCTGGAGAGGGCGGCGGCGGCCGGGTACACCCACCTCAACCTGGACGGCACGGTCATCCGCACCGACCGCGTGGCCGCCGCCGGCCCCAACGGCGTGGACCTGTGGTGGTCCGGCAAACACAAGCACCACGGCGGAAAGGTACAGGTCATCGCCGCCCCGGACGGCTGGCCCTTGTGGGTTTCCCCGGTCCGCCCGGGCCGCGAGCACGACACCACCTGCGCACGGGCCCACGGCCTGGTCGATGCCCTGAACCGGCTCGCCGCCACCCTGGGCATCCCCACCCTGACCGCAGGGCTGTTGCAAGGTTAGTTGATCTTGTGTTCGTGCTGGTCAGCGGGCCGTGTCCGAGACGGACGAAGCTCCGTTGTGATCGATGACGTCTCAAGTCCTCGATGAGCAACGGAGCTTCGGTGCTTCCTGAGTCTGCCATGTCCTGCCGGTGTCCGGGGTGCGCTGGGGGCGTGTCTCCCGATGCCGGGGTGTTCGCGCTGGTCAACAACCTGCGTGACCCGCGTGATCCGCGCGGGTGTCAGTACCCGCTCGGTGCGGTGCTGCTTGTCGCGCTGTGTGCGCTGGCCTGTCGTTTCGACTCCTTCCGGGCGATGGGGCAGTGGGCGGCGGTGGCGCCCAGTGCCACGCTGGAACGGCTGGGGCTGCGCCGCCGCGGCGCCTTCGGCCTGGTGAAGACACCGAGCTCGGACACGATCCGCCGCGTGGTCAACGCGGTCATGCCGGGCGGGCTGGAGGGACTGCTGCGGGCCTTCCAGGACAAGGCGCGGGTGGTGGCCGTGGACGGCAAGTGCCTGCGGGGCTCGCGGGACGCGGCCGGGCAGGCAGTGATGGTGCTGGGGGCGATGCTGCAGGACGGCACGCTGATCGCACAGCAGAAGGTGGCGGACAAGGGCAGCGAGATCACCGGCTTCGCCGCGCTGCTGGCCGCGCTGGAGCTGGAGGACGCGGTAGTGGTCGCGGACGCGCTGCATACCCAGCGCGAGCACGCCAGGGTCCTGGTGGAGGAGTTCGGCGCGCACTACGCCTTCCCCGTCAAGCGCAACCAGCCCGAGCTGTGGAAGGCGTGCCGGAAGGTTCCCTGGCAGGGCGTGCGGGCCGCCTTCCGCTCCACCGTACGTGCGCACGGCCGCATCGATACGCGGGTGGTGGAGGTGGTGAGCTTCGACGGCCTGGACTTCCCCTGCGCGCGTCAGGTCGCCCGCATCACCCGGTACCGCACCGTGCAGGCGACCGGGAAGCGCAGCCGGGAGACGGTGTACGTGATCACCGACCTGCCCTCCGGCCAGGCCGACCCGCAGCGCATCGGGGAGATCGTGCAGGCCGAGTGGGGCATCGAGAACAAGATCCATTATGTGCGGGATGCGACCTTCGGCGAGGATGCCTCCCGTATTCGTACCGGCCACGGACCGCAGAACATGGCCACGTTGAGGTCGGTCGCCATGAACTTCGCGCGCAGGATGGGCAGTTCGATTGCAGACGCGCGTCGACAGCTCGCCCTCGCGCCACACACCGCTCCACTTGACCTCTTCGGTATCCCCTGTGACCTGCACATTCGTGCCTTAAATCCGACCTTGTAACAGCCCTGGCCCCGCTGGCCCTCGCGGTCCTGGGACGGCTTTCGGCCTCCCGCGGCGCTACGCCCGTGCACATCGGCACACCCAAGCAACGGCGTCTGCTTGGTCTGTTGGCGCTCAAACCAAATGCTGCGGTCGAGCGGGAGGAGATCATCGACGTTCTGTGGGGCGACGAACCGCCGGACTCCTTCGCGCAGTTGATCCACACCTATGTGTCGCGCATCCGGCAGATGCTGGAAACACACCACATTCCGGGCGCCGCCCGGCTGGCCGTCGTACGACGCGGCGCCGCCTACGAACTGCAGGCCGAGGATGAGAGCCGGATCGACGTCCTGGAATTCGCCCGCCTCACAGGGGAGTCCGAGCGCGCCCACGAGGGCAACGACCCGGTTGCCGAACGCGCCTTCCTGGCAGATGCGTTGCGACTGTGGCGGGGACGGCTGCTGGAAGGAATGCCCATGGCCCTCCACGACCACCCGGCCGCTGTTGAGTGGTCCCGGCGTCGCGTGGCCGCGGCGCTGCGCTTCGCGGATCTCGCCCTCGCCGGGCAGCACTGCGACGAGGTACTCGTCCAGCTGGGCTCCATCGCACGGCATGAGCCGCTGCACGAGGGGCTGCACGCACGCCTTGTCACGGCGCTTGCGGGCTCCGGTCGCCGGGTGGAAGCCCTCGAACTGTTCGCCTCGCTCGACCGGCGGTTGCGTGAGGAGAGCGGCATCACACCCGGGGACGAACTGCGCGCAGCACAGATGGCCGTGCTGCGCGATGACCCCAGCGGGGGCGGCCCGCGTGTCGTGCAGCAGGCAACCGCAGCCGGCTTCGGGCTGGCCGGGCTCCCGAAGTGCGTTGGGGACTTCGTCGGCAGGGTCGAGCACCATCAGGTCCGCCAGTTCCTGATCGGGCAGGGATCGCAGGCCGTGTTTGGGGCCACGCCGATCGCCGCGATGTACGGGC
It encodes the following:
- a CDS encoding AfsR/SARP family transcriptional regulator, whose amino-acid sequence is MHIGTPKQRRLLGLLALKPNAAVEREEIIDVLWGDEPPDSFAQLIHTYVSRIRQMLETHHIPGAARLAVVRRGAAYELQAEDESRIDVLEFARLTGESERAHEGNDPVAERAFLADALRLWRGRLLEGMPMALHDHPAAVEWSRRRVAAALRFADLALAGQHCDEVLVQLGSIARHEPLHEGLHARLVTALAGSGRRVEALELFASLDRRLREESGITPGDELRAAQMAVLRDDPSGGGPRVVQQATAAGFGLAGLPKCVGDFVGRVEHHQVRQFLIGQGSQAVFGATPIAAMYGPAGVGKSALSIHVASSVARHFPDGMLYARMRTGSAQEVRDTLHSFLRALGVAAADLPTGLAEATALYQGLVAGRKVLVVIDDAAGEQAVRPLFPSGPGGAALVNSRAPFSGLEGARHFRVEPFSADQSVLLLGRIAGEARVLGERRTAEALSGLCGGIPLAVRILGMRLAARPHWMLAQLADRLADERRRLDELVAGDLAIRDRLRSGHDGLKPALRETLRALACGAGRVFTVSEAAVLLRRGTWDTEDQLEQLVDRQLLEPPAGADDSYAFLPLVRLHAREP
- a CDS encoding ISAs1 family transposase yields the protein MSPDAGVFALVNNLRDPRDPRGCQYPLGAVLLVALCALACRFDSFRAMGQWAAVAPSATLERLGLRRRGAFGLVKTPSSDTIRRVVNAVMPGGLEGLLRAFQDKARVVAVDGKCLRGSRDAAGQAVMVLGAMLQDGTLIAQQKVADKGSEITGFAALLAALELEDAVVVADALHTQREHARVLVEEFGAHYAFPVKRNQPELWKACRKVPWQGVRAAFRSTVRAHGRIDTRVVEVVSFDGLDFPCARQVARITRYRTVQATGKRSRETVYVITDLPSGQADPQRIGEIVQAEWGIENKIHYVRDATFGEDASRIRTGHGPQNMATLRSVAMNFARRMGSSIADARRQLALAPHTAPLDLFGIPCDLHIRALNPTL